A genomic window from Phocoena sinus isolate mPhoSin1 chromosome 20, mPhoSin1.pri, whole genome shotgun sequence includes:
- the BAHCC1 gene encoding BAH and coiled-coil domain-containing protein 1 isoform X2, with product MDGRDFAPPPHLLSDRGSLGHRSAAAAARLAPAGPAAQPPAHFQPGKYFPSPLPMASHTAGSRLMGNSPASSFMGSFLTSSLGSAASAHPSGPNPSPSDQAYRGSHPTTSQIWFSHSHEAPGYPRFSGSLASTFLPMSHLDHHGNSNVLYGQHRFYGTQKDNFYLRNLPPQPTLLPANHNFPSVARAAPGHPISSCSRDRGEAGHLQKGTKEFDRFLMGKEKAGKAAEGKERPVVEEDIVRGRHKLVLPVPGDSHCKEGGVARGACEGRPKHLASCLLNTKVLDGELGRSALASCAGGVLGRPAVGVPASGRCTKEAAGPVEPGPAFGECLERRQLLHHAVPYTVPSGLPAGPPPPLSTAGGSFPCLQLHGGPDGLCPLQDKAPRDPKASGPTFVPSVGHLADKSRPFQVAEACAVAGEGKDRHLNGPAVPDHAALYGVSYAHLKAEGKGERRPGSFEAALNAPRLKGLEYLDGAGPEAPFPGLPKAGLDKSGYFELPAPSQDCARPSHQDPLGGKVTQACCTLDKTASKETPVGAPGAQKVARIRHQQQSVAPEVEPGGSGAEAKRKSLELASLGYGGPPPTPWSVQSGQGATVAISEECKAGAYLDPFGGTLQQAALLPQDLPAPPDEVSAMKNLLKYSNQALVVGQKVPFVGLGGLKASCAQQDGKFPASKGTGQAPGDMERPDCARSREHDAPHGDGEVRQPPVGIAVALARQKDTVSRAESAYSANTGRQGRAAPAFKAGSGPRSAHALDLEAEEERVRLCEDRLGLAGRELLLQDNKDLVEFARIHPSSGCPGDLAPHLMIAGGSSLQSSQLGGDPAPHPHPAHPPWLPRTRSPSLWMGGHSYGLGHPALHQNLPPGFPASVPGSMPPVFPLSQDAPTQLVILPPEPTPHAAPHALADVMDQASLWPPMYGGRGPASHMQHPGQLPVYSRSQFLRQQELYALQQQQQQRAAQALEQQRATQFQQKPEDRHLELEEPAQEKALKSTHKPVALTPTAKGTPSPATAGPAKLSPCCHSPAPKPRAASCPTPPPHPGAPCTLSVCPTGSPGPGSKLPSAEEKSGEGQRPGADLNTLEPDLPPGYTCPAAGSGFSLPRIVHSSDLSDPETMQTAPPGAQPELARTFPPRELGPHSPQNLEEPGLPSGAREATQDLAGHPNPAERGPPGKAADPSPLEGLRELRCGALLEGGGPEATGQADSTQGGAQEERTTEEGREEGEQGPSLGASPQAMEQPAKSLGAPDQAKPGEQQAPAEAEAEEAAKFKEAELEEEEEEDWGLTPENSQPPRELPGLDALVAATINLGDLPAVSPLDPQPPTVPGPPSTAPLPRSSGIHGIALLSELADLEIQQQRTEPDLQEEEDVLAFNLQRLATLASAWSLVEAAGLDSPASLAQPSTADPCRAPMLTPRMQILQRKDTWTPKTKPVCPLKAAIDRLDTQEVEMRVQLAELQRRYKEKQRELARLQRRHDHERDESSRSPARRGPGRPRKRKYSSLLPALRPSEGKKVKAVRSSLSLLCTELRGGDDEPSKKRGRLEKGTYVGLQPASAEKARCKKNSDQGDLASAVTHKAAQLKPKVKSKGLPTSLSPFRRKEATPGGRIRKKLSRAKSAKVSGAARHPQPDGGVAGRETPKFPAQPAAAATREAGSGSDSENCEGLLETEAPPKEPGLALHAGARVAVLGPSPSSVVKMEANQKAKKKKERQGLLGACRLSSPESEVKVKRRTVKAKVGSKLEQAPGRRPPGGPGKKKAKGKAKGSLRAEPGATPGREALCSPTRAFTCHEEGSRLASERLKRATRKSTVLQPGLRRKNGALSIALSPRNAKAILGRGRKAGKVKTKAAGKQGKGRAVSRLLESFAVEDDFEFEDSSSLSEEEEASGPLSAEQSAALARSCTIHKEDLQDGLPVLIPKEDSLLYAGSVRTLQPPDIYSIVIEGERGNRQRIYSLEQLLQEAVLDVRPQSSRYLPPGTRVCAYWSQKSRCLYPGSVVRGASSDEEDDLDSVVVEFDDGDTGHIAVSNIRLLPPDFKIQCTEPSPALLVSSSCRRTKKSSCEAPPPGEAAAPSLSPKAHDGPEASKTPGKKSVGKDKAGKAELLASGTKPSAGASDHFLGRRGSPLLSWSAVAQTKRKAVATAAAGGKGPGVLQNLFQLNGSARKLRAREALFPVHSVAAPVFGNGFRADSFSSLASSYAPFVGGAGPGLPGGAHKLLRAKKAERAEAEKGGRRRAGGEFLVKLDHEGVTSPKSKNCKALHAGDKDVGPRPGRPLPGPSYGHPALVGKDRKGRSPVHPLPMGLALRKFTGQAEYPLPCDSDCHSSYSDEEEDGPGLAPGVPSRFLARLSVSSSSSGSSTSSSSGSLSTSSLCSSDDEGSSYSSDEEDPALLLQTCLTHPVPALLAQPEALRSKGAGPHPHAQRCFLSRAAVAGGGVGAGPSSGRPRLKRKEALSFSKAKELSRRQRLPSVENRPKISAFLPARQLWKWSGNPTQRRGMKGKARKLFYKAIVRGKETLRIGDCAVFLSAGRPNLPYIGRIESMWESWGSNMVVKVKWFYHPEETKLGKRQSDGKNALYQSCHEDENDVQTISHKCQVVGREQYEQMTRSRKYQDRRDLYYLAGTYDPTTGRLVTADGVPVLC from the exons CTCCAGGGTACCCCAGATTTTCAGGGAGTCTGGCATCTACCTTCCTACCCATGAGCCACTTGGATCACCATGGAAACAGCAATGTTCTCTATGGGCAACATCGTTTCTATGGAACCCAAAAAG ATAACTTCTACCTGCGCAACCTGCCGCCCCAGCCCACGCTCCTGCCCGCCAACCACAACTTCCCCAGCGTGGCCCGGGCCGCCCCCGGCCACCCCATCAGCTCCTGCAGCCGCGACCGGGGCGAGGCCGGCCACCTGCAGAAGGGCACCAAGGAGTTCGACCGCTTCCTCATGGGCAAAGAGAAAGCCGGCAAGGCGGCCGAGGGCAAGGAGCGGCCGGTGGTGGAGGAGGATATCGTCAGGGGGCGGCACAAGCTGGTGCTGCCCGTACCGGGGGACTCGCACTGCAAGGAGGGTGGCGTGGCCCGGGGTGCCTGCGAGGGCCGCCCCAAACACCTGGCCTCCTGCCTTCTCAACACCAAGGTGCTCGACGGTGAGCTGGGCAGGTCCGCGCTGGCCAGCTGCGCAGGGGGTGTGCTGGGGCGGCCGGCTGTGGGCGTGCCGGCCTCTGGACGCTGCACCAAGGAGGCAGCCGGCCCCGTGGAGCCTGGGCCAGCCTTCGGCGAGTGCCTGGAGCGGAGGCAGCTGCTGCACCATGCCGTGCCCTACACGGTGCCGTCTGGCCTGCCTGCCGGGCCGCCCCCACCCCTCAGCACGGCCGGCGGCTCCTTCCCCTGCCTGCAGCTGCATGGGGGCCCGGATGGGCTCTGCCCCCTGCAGGACAAAGCCCCCCGGGACCCAAAGGCCAGCGGGCCCACCTTCGTGCCTTCCGTGGGACACCTGGCCGACAAGAGCCGCCCGTTCCAGGTGGCCGAGGCCTGTGCCGTGGCGGGTGAGGGCAAGGACCGGCACCTGAATGGGCCTGCAGTGCCTGACCATGCTGCGCTTTATGGGGTCTCCTATGCCCACCTGAAGGCCGAGGGCAAGGGCGAGCGGCGGCCCGGGAGCTTCGAGGCGGCCCTCAACGCCCCCCGGCTGAAGGGCCTGGAGTACCTGGACGGCGCAGGCCCCGAGGCCCCCTTCCCGGGGCTCCCCAAAGCAGGTCTGGACAAAAGCGGCTACTTTGAGTTACCCGCCCCCTCACAGGACTGCGCCCGGCCAAGTCACCAGGACCCATTGGGCGGGAAAGTCACCCAGGCCTGCTGCACTTTAGACAAGACTGCCAGCAAGGAGACCCCTGTGGGTGCCCCCGGGGCCCAGAAGGTGGCTCGTATCCGGCATCAGCAGCAGTCGGTGGCCCCCGAGGTAGAGCCGGGGGGCAGCGGGGCCGAGGCCAAGCGCAAGTCTCTGGAGCTGGCGTCTCTGGGCTACGGCGGGCCGCCCCCGACCCCCTGGAGTGTCCAGTCGGGCCAGGGGGCCACCGTGGCCATTAGCGAGGAGTGCAAGGCTGGCGCCTACCTGGACCCCTTTGGCGGCACCCTGCAGCAGGCCgccctcctgcctcaggacctgcCCGCCCCGCCTGACGAGGTCTCGGCCATGAAGAACCTGCTCAAGTACAGCAACCAAGCACTGGTCGTCGGCCAGAAGGTGCCCTTCGTGGGCCTGGGGGGCCTGAAGGCCAGCTGTGCCCAGCAGGACGGGAAGTTCCCAGCCTCCAAGGGCACAGGCCAGGCCCCCGGCGACATGGAAAGGCCCGACTGTGCCCGAAGCCGAGAGCACGACGCTCCGCATGGCGATGGGGAGGTGCGGCAGCCGCCTGTGGGCATTGCGGTGGCCTTGGCCCGGCAGAAGGACACGGTGAGCCGGGCGGAGTCAGCCTACAGTGCCAACACAGGGCGGCAGGGCCGGGCAGCCCCCGCCTTCAAAG CTGGCAGTGGGCCCCGCTCCGCCCACGCTCTGGACCTGGAGGCCGAGGAGGAAAGGGTGCGTCTGTGCGAGGACCGCTTGGGGCTCGCCGGCCGTGAGCTGCTGCTGCA GGACAACAAGGACCTCGTGGAGTTCGCCCGGATCCACCCGTCAAGCGGCTGCCCTGGAGACCTGGCCCCCCATCTCATGATCGCCGGGGGCTCCTCCCTGCAGAGCAGCCAGCTGGGCGGGGACCcagccccccatccccaccctgcccaccccccctgGCTGCCCCGCACCCGCAGCCCCTCCCTGTGGATGGGGGGACATTCCTACG GCCTCGGGCACCCTGCCCTGCACCAGAACCTGCCCCCCGGCTTCCCTGCGTCCGTGCCTGGCTCCATGCCCCCCGTCTTCCCCCTCTCCCAGGACGCCCCCACACAGCTCGTCATCCTGCCTCCTGAGCCCACGCCCCACGCCGCCCCCCATGCGCTTG CTGATGTCATGGACCAGGCTTCACTGTGGCCCCCCATGTACGGGGGCCGGGGCCCTGCCTCCCACATGCAGCACCCAGGCCAGCTCCCTGTCTACTCGCGGTCCCAGTTCCTACGGCAGCAGGAGCTCTAcgccctgcagcagcagcagcagcagcgagcCGCTCAGGCCCTGGAGCAGCAGCGGGCCACCCAGTTCCAG CAGAAGCCTGAGGACCGCCACCTGGAGCTGGAGGAGCCCGCCCAGGAGAAGGCCTTGAAGTCCACCCACAAGCCAGTTGCCTTAACCCCCACGGCCAAGGGCACCCCCTCACCCGCCACCGCAGGCCCTGCCAAGCTGTCACCCTGCTGCCACTCTCCCGCCCCGAAGCCCCGCGCCGCCAGCTGCCCTACACCACCGCCGCATCCTGGCGCCCCGTGCACTTTATCCGTCTGCCCCACCGGCAGCCCCGGGCCAGGCTCCAAGCTGCCCAGCGCCGAGGAGAAGAGTGGGGAGGGCCAGCGGCCCGGAGCCGACCTCAACACGTTGGAACCAG ACCTGCCTCCCGGATACACGTGCCCTGCGGCCGGCTCAGGCTTCTCCCTGCCCCGCATTGTGCACTCATCTGACCTCTCGGACCCCGAAACTATGCAAACCGCCCCGCCGGGGGCCCAGCCTGAGCTGGCCAGGACGTTCCCACCCAGGGAGCTGGGCCCACACAGCCCCCAGAACCTGGAGGAGCCTGGGCTGCCCTCAGGGGCCAGGGAGGCCACCCAGGACCTTGCCGGACACCCCAACCCTGCCGAGCGGGGACCCCCGGGGAAGGCAGCGGACCCCAGCCCACTGGAGGGGCTGCGAGAACTGCGGTGTGGGGCCCTCCTCGAGGGAGGGGGCCCTGAGGCCACTGGCCAGGCTGATTCTACTCAGGGAGGGGCCCAAGAGGAGAGGACCACAGAAGAGGGAcgggaggagggagagcaggggCCCTCGTTGGGGGCCAGCCCCCAGGCCATGGAGCAGCCAGCAAAGAGCCTGGGTGCCCCGGATCAGGCCAAGCCGGGCGAGCAGCAGGCCCCTGCAGAAGCAGAGGCGGAGGAGGCGGCCAAGTTCAAGGAGGccgagctggaggaggaggaggaggaggactgGGGGCTGACTCCCGAAAACAGCCAGCCGCCCAGGGAGCTGCCGGGTCTGGACGCCCTGGTGGCAGCCACCATCAACCTGGGGGATCTGCCCGCTGTCAGCCCACTGGACCCTCAGCCCCCCACTGTCCCTGGGCCACCCAGCACAGCTCCCCTGCCCCGTAGCTCAGGGATTCATGGCATTGCCCTGCTCAGCGAGCTGGCCGACCTGGAAATCCAGCAGCAGAGGACTGAGCCAGACCTGCAAG AAGAGGAGGATGTGCTAGCCTTCAACCTGCAGCGCCTGGCCACGCTGGCCTCAGCCTGGTCCCTGGTAGAGGCTGCTGGCCTGGACAGCCCCGCCTCCTTGGCCCAGCCCTCCACTGCCGACCCCTGCAGGGCTCCCATGCTCACCCCCCGTATGCAGATCCTGCAGCGCAAGGACACCTGGACCCCCAAGACCAAGCCT GTATGCCCGCTGAAGGCTGCCATCGACCGGCTGGACACACAGGAGGTGGAGATGCGTGTGCAGCTGGCGGAGTTGCAGAGGCGCTAcaaggagaagcagagggagCTGGCCCGGCTGCAGCGCAGGCATGACCATGA GAGAGACGAGAGCTCGCGAAGCCCTGCCAGGCGAGGGCCCGGCCGGCCACGGAAGCGCAAATACTCCAGCTTGCTGCCTGCCCTGCGACCCAGCGAAGGCAAGAAAGTCAA GGCAGTGCGGTCCAGCCTGAGCCTGCTGTGCACCGAGCTGCGGGGCGGCGATGATGAGCCCTCGAAGAAGCGAGGCCGGCTGGAGAAGGGCACCTACGTGGGCCTGCAACCCGCATCTGCG GAGAAGGCTCGGTGCAAGAAGAACAGCGATCAGGGCGACCTGGCATCTGCAGTGACCCACAAGGCGGCCCAGCTGAAGCCGAAGGTCAAGAGCAAGGGGCTGCCCACCAGCCTCAGCCCCTTCCGGCGGAAGGAGGCCACCCCAGGGGGTCGCATCCGGAAGAAGCTGTCGCGAGCCAAGAGCGCCAAGGTGTCTGGGGCAGCCCGGCACCCACAGCCAGATGGTGGCGTTGCTGGCAGGGAGACACCTAAGTTCCCAGCCCAGCCGGCAGCGGCCGCAACACGTGAGGCAG GCAGCGGCTCGGACAGTGAAAACTGCGAGGGTCTGTTGGAAACAGAGGCACCTCCCAAGGAGCCCGGGCTGGCACTGCACGCTGGGGCCCGCGTGGCCGTGCTGGGGCCCTCGCCCTCCTCCGTGGTCAAGATGGAGGCCAACCAGAAGgccaagaagaagaaggagaggcaGGGCTTGCTAG gggccTGCCGCCTGTCCAGCCCCGAGAGTGAGGTCAAGGTCAAGAGGAGGACGGTGAAGGCCAAGGTGGGCAGCAAGCTGGAGCAGGCCCCGGGGCGCAGGCCCCCAGGTGGGCCCGGCAAGAAGAAAGCCAAGGGCAAGGCCAAGGGCAGCCTGCGGGCAGAGCCGGGGGCCACACCCggcagggaagccctctgcagcCCCACCCGGGCCTTCACCTGCCACGAGGAGGGCAGCAGGCTGGCCAGTGAGCGCCTCAAGAGAGCCACGCGCAAGAGCACGGTGCTCCAGCCAGGGCTGCGG CGGAAGAACGGGGCCCTGTCCATCGCCCTGTCGCCCCGCAACGCCAAGGCCatcctggggaggggcaggaaagcGGGCAAGGTGAAAACCAAGGCTGCCGGCAAACAG GGCAAGGGCCGGGCGGTGAGCCGGCTGCTGGAGAGCTTCGCGGTGGAGGACGACTTTGAGTTTGAAGACAGCAGCAGCCtctcagaggaggaggaggccagTGGCCCCCTGAGCGCCGAGCAGAGCGCCGCCTTGG CACGCTCATGCACCATCCACAAGGAGGACCTACAGGACGGGCTGCCCGTGCTCATCCCCAAAGAGGACAGTCTGCTATACGCAGGCAGTGTCAGGACCCTGCAGCCCCCCGACAT CTACAGCATCGTCATCGAGGGTGAGAGAGGCAACCGGCAGAGGATCTACTCACTGGAGCAGCTGCTGCAGGAGGCG GTTCTTGATGTCCGGCCACAGTCCAGCAGGTACCTCCCGCCCGGCACGAGGGTCTGTGCCTACTGGAGCCAGAAGTCCCGCTGTCTGTACCCAGGCAGTGTAGTGCGAG GCGCCTCCAGTGATGAGGAAGACGACCTGGACTCCGTGGTGGTGGAGTTTGACGATGGGGACACTGGCCACATCGCTGTCTCCAACATCAGGCTGCTGCCTCCGGACTTCAAGATCCAGT GCACAGAGCCCTCGCCAGCCCTGCTGGTGTCCAGCAGCTGCCGAAGGACCAAGAAATCTTCCTGCGAGGCGCCCCCACCTGGTGAGGCCGCCGCTCCCAGCCTGTCTCCCAAGGCACATGATGGCCCTGAAGCCTCAAAGACCCCCGGGAAGAAATCCGTAGGCAAAGACAAAGCTG gCAAAGCGGAGCTCCTGGCCTCTGGTACCAAGCCCTCCGCGGGGGCCTCAGACCACTTCCTGGGCCGCCGGGGCAGCCCGCTGCTGAGCTGGTCCGCGGTGGCGCAGACCAAGCGGAAGGCGGTGGCCACGGCCGCAGCAGGTGGCAAGGGGCCGGGCGTGCTGCAGAACCTCTTCCAACTCAACGGCAGCGCCAGGAAGCTGCGGGCCCGCGAGGCGCTCTTCCCCGTCCACAGCGTGGCCGCTCCCGTGTTCGGCAACGGCTTCCGCGCCGACTCCTTCAGCAGCCTGGCCAGCTCCTACGCTCCCTTTGTCGGCGGGGCTGGGCCCGGCCTGCCCGGGGGTGCCCACAAGCTGCTGCGGGCCAAGAAGGCCGAGCGGGCGGAGGCCGAGaagggcgggcggcggcgggcgggcggcgaGTTCCTGGTCAAGCTGGACCATGAGGGCGTGACCTCCCCCAAGAGCAAGAACTGCAAGGCGCTGCATGCGGGTGACAAGGATGTGGGACCCAGGCCAGGGAGGCCCCTGCCCGGCCCCAGCTATGGGCACCCGGCCCTTGTGGGCAAGGACAGGAAGGGGCGGTCGCCTGTCCACCCGCTGCCCATGGGGCTGGCGCTGCGCAAGTTCACAGGCCAGGCCGAGTACCCGCTGCCCTGCGACAGTGACTGCCACAGCTCCTACTCGGACGAGGAGGAGGACGGGCCTGGCCTGGCCCCCGGCGTGCCCTCCCGCTTCCTCGCCCGCCTTTCcgtgtcctcctcctcctcgggctcgtccacctcctcctcctctggctcCCTGTCCACCTCCAGCCTCTGCTCCTCGGATGACGAGGGCTCCTCCTACAGCTCAGACGAGGAGGACCCAGCCCTGCTGCTGCAGACCTGCCTCACCCACCCGGTGCCCGCTCTCCTGGCCCAGCCCGAGGCCCTGCGCTCCAAGGGGGCTGGCCCACACCCGCACGCCCAGCGCTGCTTCCTGTCCAGGGCCGCGGTGGCCGGTGGGGGTGTGGGCGCGGGCCCCAGCAGTGGCAGACCCAGGCTCAAGCGCAAGGAGGCCCTGAGCTTCTCCAAAGCCAAAGAGCTGTCCCGGAGGCAGCGGCTGCCCTCCGTGGAAAACCGGCCAAAGATCTCAGCCTTCCTGCCTGCCCGGCAGCTCTGGAAGTGGTCGGGGAACCCCACACAG AGACGCGGCATGAAGGGGAAGGCCAGGAAGCTGTTCTACAAGGCCATCGTCCGGGGCAAGGAGACGCTTCGCATCGGGGACTGTGCCGTCTTCCTGTCAGCTGGGCGGCCCAACCTGCCCTACATCGGCCGCATCGAGAGCATGTGGGAGTCGTGGGGCAGCAACATGGTGGTGAAGGTCAAGTGGTTCTACCACCCAGAGGAGACCAAGCTGGGGAAGCGGCAGAGCGACGGGAAg AACGCGCTGTACCAGTCCTGCCACGAGGATGAGAACGACGTGCAGACCATCTCCCACAAGTGCCAGGTAGTGGGGCGCGAGCAGTATGAGCAGATGACACGGAGCCGCAAGTACCAGGACCGGCGGGACCTCTACTACCTGGCGGGCACCTACGACCCCACCACCGGGCGCCTGGTGACGGCCGATGGTGTGCCCGTCCTGTGCTGA